One Lacunisphaera limnophila DNA window includes the following coding sequences:
- a CDS encoding Ig-like domain-containing protein: MKLKTNFAATLGLSGLLFLLIAGVARAQNLPGDAELIVSPTPMHLTAEGEGVSGQLPVAPEIYNAETTGDLVYAITVEPLFGRVGLAGGDQEDFFLNKGGRSGYFAYQPREDFVGEDSFTYTVRNESTGLVFQNKVVIEVKPAAPLVLDKLVITAPRERANAEHAVVLLTRPNQAVSKKIPSHEDFMPPAERANLVAPQVAYALDEEVRPQHGTAKLDRASGQLTYAPDPGFIGEDRFHYYTFDENHPRLGVENIVIVTVEPIRDPKHLVADRTKSREVDLVFVINNSPSMASHQGRIADNLRRFRKLFDERQLDYRIAVLTTDFVNVGGSRRAGDKGPFKKVRSVELDAAGNPVLDRKQRPKALTKQVASNGGLVTLPVLPQPWVTPTTPDGVFAELVKVGTNGSSNRTAFTAVYNFVSNYQHQQHALLRPDATTIVVYFMDEEETRMAVWKDLKNGEREAEWIENGKLPELLTQFNKRNSGKRQTLDSYINFWVLRPFIIVKGNKRGKIEMHAVVSPGNVSHRRAAELTGGTVLNIDSDFSGPLAALGDRIADTVAVALEPVGPGATLYKKSLRVLVDGVEVKADPVDGWVYDELTHSIRFQGAAKKLAFAAKVDVSYEEHR; the protein is encoded by the coding sequence ATGAAGCTCAAAACCAATTTTGCCGCGACGCTGGGTTTGTCCGGCCTTTTGTTCCTGCTGATCGCCGGGGTGGCTCGGGCCCAGAACCTGCCGGGGGACGCGGAGCTCATCGTGTCGCCGACGCCGATGCACCTGACGGCCGAGGGCGAGGGCGTGAGCGGGCAGCTGCCCGTCGCCCCGGAAATCTACAACGCCGAGACGACCGGGGATCTGGTCTACGCGATCACGGTCGAGCCGCTGTTTGGGCGGGTCGGTCTGGCCGGCGGCGACCAGGAGGATTTTTTCCTGAACAAGGGCGGGCGGTCCGGCTATTTCGCCTACCAGCCGCGCGAGGATTTCGTGGGGGAGGATTCCTTCACCTACACCGTGCGCAACGAGAGCACCGGCCTGGTTTTCCAAAACAAGGTGGTGATCGAGGTGAAGCCCGCGGCGCCGCTCGTGCTGGACAAGCTGGTGATCACCGCCCCGCGCGAGCGGGCCAACGCCGAGCATGCCGTGGTCCTGCTGACCCGGCCCAACCAGGCCGTGTCCAAGAAGATTCCCAGCCACGAGGATTTCATGCCGCCGGCGGAGCGGGCCAACCTCGTTGCCCCGCAGGTGGCGTATGCCTTGGATGAGGAGGTCCGGCCGCAGCACGGCACGGCCAAGCTGGACCGGGCCAGCGGCCAGCTTACCTATGCGCCCGACCCCGGGTTCATCGGCGAGGACCGCTTCCACTACTACACCTTTGACGAGAACCATCCCCGGCTGGGCGTGGAGAACATCGTGATCGTGACCGTCGAGCCGATCCGCGACCCGAAGCACCTCGTCGCCGACCGCACCAAGAGCCGCGAGGTGGACCTGGTGTTCGTGATCAACAACTCGCCCTCGATGGCGTCGCACCAGGGACGCATCGCCGACAACCTGCGTCGTTTCCGCAAGCTCTTCGACGAGCGCCAGCTCGACTACCGGATCGCGGTGCTGACGACCGACTTTGTCAACGTGGGCGGCAGCCGTCGGGCCGGCGACAAGGGTCCCTTCAAGAAAGTCCGTTCGGTGGAGCTCGACGCCGCGGGCAACCCGGTGCTCGACCGCAAGCAGCGGCCGAAAGCGCTCACCAAGCAGGTGGCGAGCAACGGCGGCCTCGTGACGCTGCCCGTGCTGCCCCAGCCATGGGTGACGCCCACGACGCCCGACGGCGTATTTGCCGAGCTCGTGAAGGTGGGCACCAACGGCTCCAGCAACCGCACGGCTTTTACGGCGGTCTATAACTTCGTTTCGAACTACCAGCACCAGCAGCACGCGTTGCTGCGGCCGGACGCGACCACGATCGTGGTCTACTTCATGGACGAGGAGGAGACGCGCATGGCGGTGTGGAAGGATCTGAAAAACGGGGAGCGCGAGGCCGAGTGGATCGAGAACGGCAAGCTGCCGGAGCTGCTGACGCAGTTCAACAAGCGCAACTCCGGCAAGCGCCAGACCCTCGACAGCTATATCAACTTCTGGGTGCTGCGTCCCTTCATCATCGTGAAGGGCAACAAGCGCGGAAAGATCGAGATGCACGCCGTCGTGTCACCCGGCAACGTGTCGCATCGCCGCGCCGCCGAACTCACGGGTGGCACGGTTCTGAACATTGACAGCGACTTCTCCGGCCCGCTGGCCGCGCTCGGCGACCGCATCGCCGACACCGTGGCCGTGGCACTCGAACCCGTTGGTCCCGGGGCCACGCTCTACAAGAAGAGCCTTCGCGTGCTGGTGGATGGGGTGGAGGTGAAGGCCGATCCGGTGGACGGTTGGGTCTACGACGAGCTGACGCACAGCATCCGCTTCCAAGGCGCGGCCAAGAAGCTGGCCTTTGCCGCGAAGGTGGACGTTAGCTACGAGGAGCATCGCTGA
- a CDS encoding alpha-L-fucosidase, which yields MPACRALFRLLSLVSLLPATAVSLPGAPGPQRTFEPTWSSLHAYEAPAWFRDAKFGIFMHWGVQSLPAAANDGWYARHLYLQEGAPWGNAYAHHLKTYGHPSQFGFKDMIPLWKAERWDPDALVKFYKEIGARYIVPVAVHHDNFDLYDSKFQPWNSVNLGPKRDILRGWKDAADRHGLRFGASSHSDRSWDWFHVAHGADTHGPLKGVPYDGNLTKADGTGRWWEGLDPADLYGPPHAGGFTNPPHPDDAKPDQAYKDKWFARTQQLIDDYQPDLLYFDSPMPLGEHGLRLAASLYNRTAAPVLTIKSWGPGTVPDEGAVVLDIEKGQSDRLRYFAWQTDTSLNNNWFIDEKPMELTDEVVVHNLVDIVSKNGNLLLNVALRADGTLPDDQRAALTSVGTWLAQNGEAIYGTRPWKLFGEGPTIVAGGHFQQQTQPFTSADIRFTTKGDTLYAILLGWPADQRVRLKSLTAARRITLLGSSAALTWENSTEGVTVRLPAEAPGRFAYVLRIEGPESLFASTNLLAWCIVPYDSQKRTPAERIAMLQRLGFTQYVWDWRPEHLKDLPEEIKRSRAAGVNLRAIWLWIDGTQDQVGALGASNRAVFDAVAQAHLPVEFWVGFHDNYFAGLDDEARLLKARAMVAHLRDRAAETGGTVALYNHGGWFGEPENQLKILAAVGDDSVGLVYNFHHAHDQLDRYADILHRLVPHLRAVNLNGMRPEGPKILPLGQGTREGEMLRQLQAAGYVGPLGILGHVEDVDVEGVLRANLDGLRTLTKQP from the coding sequence ATGCCTGCTTGTCGCGCTTTGTTTCGTTTGCTCTCGCTCGTTTCCCTGCTGCCGGCCACCGCCGTCTCCTTGCCCGGGGCCCCGGGTCCGCAGAGGACTTTTGAACCCACGTGGTCCTCGTTGCACGCGTACGAGGCGCCCGCATGGTTTCGTGACGCCAAGTTTGGTATCTTCATGCACTGGGGGGTGCAGAGCCTGCCGGCGGCGGCCAATGACGGTTGGTACGCGCGCCACCTGTATCTGCAGGAGGGTGCTCCCTGGGGTAACGCCTACGCCCACCATCTGAAGACCTACGGGCATCCGTCCCAGTTCGGTTTCAAGGATATGATTCCCCTGTGGAAAGCGGAACGTTGGGATCCGGATGCCCTGGTGAAGTTTTATAAGGAAATCGGGGCCCGCTACATCGTGCCGGTGGCGGTGCATCACGACAACTTCGACCTCTATGACTCGAAGTTCCAGCCGTGGAATTCCGTCAACCTCGGGCCCAAGCGCGACATCCTGCGCGGCTGGAAGGACGCGGCGGACCGCCATGGCCTGCGGTTCGGTGCGTCCTCGCACTCGGACCGCTCGTGGGATTGGTTCCATGTCGCGCATGGCGCCGACACCCACGGACCGCTCAAGGGGGTGCCGTATGATGGCAACCTGACCAAGGCCGATGGCACGGGCCGGTGGTGGGAAGGCTTGGATCCCGCCGATCTGTACGGCCCGCCCCACGCCGGCGGCTTTACCAACCCGCCTCACCCCGACGACGCGAAACCGGATCAAGCCTACAAGGACAAGTGGTTCGCCCGCACGCAGCAGCTCATCGATGACTACCAGCCCGATCTCCTCTACTTCGATTCACCGATGCCGCTGGGGGAGCACGGACTGCGCTTGGCTGCCTCGCTCTACAACCGTACCGCGGCTCCCGTGCTCACCATCAAGTCGTGGGGGCCGGGGACGGTGCCGGATGAAGGCGCCGTCGTATTGGACATCGAGAAAGGCCAGAGCGACCGGTTGCGGTACTTCGCGTGGCAGACCGACACCTCGCTGAACAACAACTGGTTCATCGACGAAAAGCCGATGGAACTCACGGACGAGGTGGTCGTGCACAACCTGGTCGATATCGTGAGCAAGAACGGCAACCTGCTGCTCAACGTGGCGCTGCGGGCCGACGGCACCCTGCCGGATGACCAACGTGCGGCCCTGACCAGCGTGGGCACCTGGCTGGCGCAAAACGGCGAGGCAATCTACGGCACGCGTCCGTGGAAGCTTTTCGGCGAGGGCCCCACGATCGTCGCCGGCGGGCACTTCCAGCAACAGACCCAGCCGTTCACGTCGGCCGACATCCGCTTCACGACCAAGGGCGACACGCTCTATGCCATCCTGCTCGGTTGGCCGGCCGACCAGCGCGTGCGGCTCAAGTCGCTGACCGCGGCCCGGCGCATCACTCTCCTCGGCTCCAGCGCGGCGCTCACGTGGGAGAACTCGACGGAGGGCGTGACCGTGCGGCTGCCGGCGGAAGCACCCGGTCGGTTTGCCTACGTCCTGCGCATTGAAGGGCCGGAGTCGCTCTTCGCTTCGACCAACCTCTTGGCCTGGTGCATCGTGCCATACGACAGCCAGAAACGCACCCCGGCCGAGCGCATCGCCATGCTCCAGCGCCTCGGTTTCACGCAGTATGTGTGGGATTGGCGCCCGGAGCACCTGAAGGATCTGCCGGAGGAGATCAAGCGGTCGCGCGCGGCCGGCGTGAACCTGCGGGCCATCTGGCTCTGGATCGACGGGACGCAGGACCAGGTGGGCGCGCTGGGCGCGAGTAACCGCGCCGTGTTCGACGCGGTCGCGCAGGCGCACCTGCCCGTGGAATTCTGGGTGGGATTCCACGACAATTATTTCGCCGGTCTGGATGACGAGGCCCGCCTGCTCAAGGCGCGGGCCATGGTCGCTCACCTGCGGGACCGCGCGGCCGAGACGGGAGGCACGGTGGCGCTCTACAACCACGGCGGCTGGTTTGGCGAACCGGAGAACCAGCTCAAGATTCTGGCGGCAGTCGGCGACGACTCCGTCGGTCTGGTCTACAATTTTCATCACGCGCACGATCAGCTGGATCGTTATGCCGACATTCTGCACCGGCTCGTGCCGCACCTGCGGGCGGTAAACCTGAACGGCATGCGGCCGGAGGGCCCCAAGATCCTGCCGCTTGGCCAGGGCACCCGGGAAGGGGAAATGTTGCGCCAACTGCAGGCCGCCGGCTATGTCGGCCCGCTGGGCATACTGGGCCACGTGGAGGACGTCGATGTCGAAGGCGTCCTGCGGGCGAATCTGGACGGCCTGCGGACCCTGACGAAGCAGCCATAG
- a CDS encoding RNA recognition motif domain-containing protein — MNPRIYIANLPVTITEAQLQAAFAPFGTIANCFIAMDHATATPKGFAFVTYGTRQEADAAVAAMSGADLNGRALTVSIAREPEPVPVRRVAAPPPRRPSPGGRPGFGPRPTAPSGQLPR, encoded by the coding sequence ATGAACCCTCGCATCTATATCGCCAACCTTCCCGTCACGATCACCGAAGCCCAACTGCAGGCGGCATTTGCACCTTTCGGGACCATCGCCAACTGCTTCATCGCCATGGACCACGCCACCGCGACGCCGAAGGGCTTTGCCTTTGTCACGTATGGCACAAGGCAGGAAGCCGACGCCGCCGTCGCCGCCATGAGCGGTGCCGACCTGAACGGGCGCGCCCTCACCGTCAGCATTGCCCGCGAGCCCGAGCCGGTGCCGGTCCGCCGCGTCGCCGCGCCGCCGCCGCGCCGCCCCAGCCCCGGCGGTCGCCCCGGCTTCGGCCCCCGCCCCACCGCCCCAAGCGGCCAGCTCCCACGCTGA
- a CDS encoding TonB-dependent receptor — MDFQICDRRFNKSWFTLVVLLMGLPILAQSAEAPGGMTILVKDEVTDRPLPNVQITITERETNTTRSVETDAQGRIVVEALDPGLYAVNVAKSGFASSSEPSVRVITRKNIQIDFELLRQPVILEKVVVRARPADVYASASSTYRNREELTGAVGGGADPLLSLDGLPGLASTGEFASFSVRGRGPRDNLFFVDEFPFDKAVHFDATLGEDEDIGGGGRFSIFAPNVISGAEFSPGGWGPAYGGRAASLLKLEVAGGDPSPSASVRIDLAGFEVGYEGPAGITDGSTVLVSARQLDFGAFFETIEELDIGDPVLRDVLVKSVIPINQRHTFEILLIDTHEDYVRDVTHVFASPNFEDAALLDFKQDSDLYGLTLRSLVGDEAVWTNKVYYRKSDKLSSEGEAFPDLVPPGSPASSFPVRENIITIGEGETELGWRSDFKTVNHWGVFSAGIHATQLDLDYSTVLAGDWNRFIYDGNDLRANPGQRYIVLTPARTNSALNRKETSYAGYVDQVFERGDWDVRTGLRFERDGFANESLASPRFGVNWRPGDTIRYFATAGLFHQSPRFLQLAANAANSLKNEEITHGSIGFQYYPNKRWSVLAEAYYQNLDNLVVNLDRVRGTFSNIGDGTSYGVDLVVNGTILEGLYATATYSYNDSVIDRKDGRGDVVADFSREHVGTLGLTWEISDRWKVGARYKYLSGRPYDDFVIHSDVLGPGQPLRYSKEITARNVGRNSGYGLLNVRVDYRRSFGPIDVTTFIDVINVTAASSSDGSEFDYRRGVPVEDESEAEPLIGLRLDYAW; from the coding sequence ATGGACTTCCAAATTTGCGACAGGAGATTCAATAAATCATGGTTTACCCTGGTGGTGCTTCTCATGGGTTTGCCGATTCTGGCCCAATCAGCCGAGGCGCCCGGTGGGATGACCATTCTGGTAAAAGATGAGGTCACCGACCGGCCGCTCCCAAACGTGCAGATCACGATCACGGAACGGGAGACTAACACCACGCGATCCGTTGAAACCGACGCCCAAGGGCGCATCGTCGTTGAAGCGCTCGACCCCGGCCTCTACGCGGTGAACGTCGCCAAAAGCGGGTTCGCTTCTTCGTCTGAGCCAAGCGTCCGCGTGATCACGCGCAAAAACATCCAGATTGATTTCGAGCTGCTGCGCCAACCGGTGATTCTGGAGAAAGTCGTGGTGCGCGCCCGCCCCGCTGATGTCTATGCTTCCGCTTCCAGCACCTATCGCAATCGGGAGGAATTGACCGGCGCCGTGGGCGGTGGCGCCGATCCGCTGCTGTCGCTGGACGGTTTGCCCGGCCTGGCCTCCACCGGTGAATTTGCGAGCTTCAGCGTCCGCGGCCGCGGCCCGAGGGATAATTTGTTTTTCGTGGATGAATTTCCCTTTGATAAAGCGGTGCACTTCGACGCGACCCTGGGCGAAGACGAAGATATCGGTGGCGGCGGCCGTTTCTCGATTTTCGCCCCGAACGTGATCAGCGGAGCAGAGTTCTCACCCGGTGGCTGGGGTCCCGCATATGGCGGCCGGGCGGCCTCGCTCCTCAAGCTGGAAGTCGCCGGGGGCGATCCCAGCCCCTCCGCCAGCGTGCGCATTGACCTGGCGGGCTTTGAAGTGGGTTACGAAGGCCCGGCCGGGATCACGGATGGCTCCACCGTGCTCGTTTCTGCCCGACAACTGGATTTTGGCGCGTTTTTTGAAACGATCGAAGAACTGGACATTGGCGATCCGGTCTTAAGGGACGTCCTCGTCAAGTCGGTCATCCCCATCAACCAGCGCCACACGTTTGAAATCCTGCTGATTGATACCCACGAGGACTATGTTCGCGACGTGACGCACGTTTTTGCGTCGCCCAATTTTGAGGACGCGGCGCTGCTGGATTTCAAGCAAGACAGTGATCTGTACGGCCTGACCTTGCGCTCATTGGTCGGGGACGAAGCGGTTTGGACCAACAAGGTTTACTACCGCAAAAGCGACAAGCTCAGCTCGGAGGGTGAAGCTTTTCCCGATCTCGTGCCGCCGGGATCACCCGCGTCCAGTTTTCCCGTGCGGGAGAACATCATTACCATCGGCGAAGGCGAGACCGAGCTCGGCTGGCGCAGCGACTTCAAGACGGTGAATCACTGGGGCGTGTTCAGCGCCGGGATTCACGCCACGCAACTTGACCTGGACTACTCCACGGTCTTGGCGGGCGATTGGAATCGATTTATCTACGACGGCAACGACCTCCGCGCCAACCCCGGTCAGCGTTATATTGTGCTGACCCCCGCCAGGACCAACTCCGCCCTCAATCGGAAAGAGACCAGCTATGCCGGCTACGTGGACCAGGTTTTCGAGCGCGGCGATTGGGATGTTCGCACCGGGCTGCGGTTCGAACGGGACGGCTTTGCCAACGAAAGCCTCGCGTCGCCCCGGTTCGGCGTCAATTGGCGGCCGGGCGACACGATCAGGTACTTTGCCACCGCCGGGCTCTTTCATCAGTCGCCCCGGTTTTTGCAACTGGCCGCCAACGCCGCAAACTCACTTAAGAACGAGGAAATCACGCACGGTAGTATCGGCTTTCAGTATTATCCGAACAAACGCTGGTCGGTTTTGGCGGAAGCCTATTATCAAAACCTCGACAACCTGGTGGTAAACCTTGATCGCGTCCGCGGCACGTTTTCCAACATCGGTGACGGCACATCGTACGGCGTCGACCTCGTGGTCAACGGCACGATTCTCGAAGGCCTCTACGCCACCGCAACCTACTCGTACAACGATTCCGTGATCGACCGGAAGGACGGTCGCGGTGACGTCGTTGCCGACTTCAGCCGCGAGCATGTGGGTACTCTCGGCCTTACCTGGGAAATCAGCGACCGCTGGAAGGTCGGCGCGCGCTACAAATATCTTTCCGGCCGTCCCTACGACGACTTTGTGATTCACTCCGACGTGCTGGGACCGGGACAACCGCTGCGTTACTCGAAGGAGATCACGGCGCGCAATGTGGGTCGCAACAGCGGTTACGGCTTGTTGAACGTTCGCGTAGATTATCGGCGTTCCTTTGGCCCCATCGACGTCACAACCTTTATTGATGTCATCAACGTAACGGCCGCATCGTCGAGCGACGGCTCCGAGTTTGACTACCGCCGAGGCGTTCCCGTGGAGGACGAAAGCGAAGCCGAGCCGCTTATCGGCCTGCGGCTGGATTACGCTTGGTAG
- a CDS encoding response regulator transcription factor: MIDAPNKPVLLVEDNFDLAGNIQDYLEQRGWSVDYVPNGALALHRVSEQSHAAVILDLRLPVIDGLEVCRRLRHSIAPRIPVLMLTAADLLDDRLTGFAAGADDYMVKPFALPELLARLRALVRRSSALSPSPVIRLHDLELNSSTREVRRGDRRLVLTRMGYSILEFLMARSPAVVLRQELEHHLWADHPPGSDALRTHIATLRAAVDRAERTALLHTQRGVGYQLAVIEPGRRHE, translated from the coding sequence ATGATCGACGCCCCCAACAAACCCGTTCTCCTCGTGGAGGACAATTTCGACCTCGCCGGCAATATTCAGGACTACCTCGAGCAACGGGGGTGGAGTGTCGACTATGTGCCCAACGGAGCCCTCGCCCTGCACCGCGTGAGTGAGCAGTCGCACGCGGCGGTGATTTTGGATCTTCGCCTTCCGGTGATCGACGGGTTGGAGGTCTGCCGTCGGTTGCGGCACAGCATCGCGCCCCGGATTCCCGTGCTGATGTTGACCGCCGCGGATTTGCTCGACGACCGACTGACGGGATTCGCGGCCGGGGCGGACGACTACATGGTCAAGCCCTTTGCGTTACCCGAATTGCTCGCGCGATTGCGGGCGCTGGTGCGGCGCAGTTCAGCGCTGTCTCCTTCCCCGGTGATCCGTCTGCACGACCTGGAATTGAATTCTTCGACGCGGGAGGTCCGCCGGGGCGACCGCCGGCTCGTGCTCACCCGCATGGGCTACTCCATCCTAGAATTCCTGATGGCGCGATCCCCGGCCGTCGTCCTCCGCCAGGAATTGGAACATCATCTGTGGGCGGATCACCCGCCCGGGAGCGACGCGTTGCGCACGCACATCGCGACCCTGCGTGCGGCCGTGGATCGGGCGGAGCGCACCGCGCTGCTGCATACGCAACGCGGAGTCGGTTATCAGCTGGCCGTGATCGAGCCTGGGCGCCGACATGAATGA
- a CDS encoding sensor histidine kinase, whose translation MNDAKKRPPGRLASRIRWLLVGLAVLQAALTAWVGWMLLLTAEERLKNQYYAHLLEYAAQAGPTAPLPAGVIRYTSREAISEALGLAAPPTERGLYPAFRDPAQHRTEVMHGFLDYMYWSDWDEEYVIWVDSPGTGAAVTWLVSPVDEYSDAIVGSFQVALLIAALVVMVVSLTGASLIVQWALKPIVALAERVQQRNPDIKVAALAPGRAARVNPDEVGFLEGALEAYEVRLRESFAREHDFLADCSHELRTPVATLKGAVALLQTSTDDTARERYFGRIERSVHRMERLIEIFLMVAREGRHRTPTQPVDAAGVVAEVVDEIRALYPTHPLRIQFCADQAVTIECHREVLAVLCHNLIGNAFTHLPGGELGVRVDSIDGEVRLRVEDDGPGLPEFRDIAVTPAPGHGHGLTLVERLCRTHGWRLTKVPREQGGTCIEVIFPRAHT comes from the coding sequence ATGAATGACGCGAAAAAACGGCCGCCGGGCCGCCTGGCCTCGCGGATTCGCTGGCTGCTCGTGGGCCTGGCGGTTTTGCAGGCCGCTTTGACCGCGTGGGTGGGATGGATGCTGTTGCTCACCGCCGAAGAGCGCCTCAAGAACCAGTACTATGCGCACCTGCTCGAATACGCGGCGCAGGCCGGGCCGACGGCACCGCTGCCGGCCGGGGTGATCCGCTATACTTCCCGCGAAGCAATCAGCGAGGCGCTGGGACTCGCGGCTCCGCCCACGGAACGCGGTCTGTATCCTGCATTCCGCGACCCCGCGCAGCATCGGACCGAAGTGATGCACGGATTCCTCGATTACATGTACTGGTCGGACTGGGATGAGGAATATGTGATCTGGGTCGACTCGCCGGGGACGGGAGCAGCGGTGACCTGGCTCGTCAGTCCGGTCGACGAGTACTCCGACGCGATTGTCGGCTCGTTTCAAGTCGCGCTCCTGATCGCGGCGCTCGTCGTCATGGTGGTGTCGCTTACCGGAGCTTCGCTGATCGTCCAGTGGGCCTTGAAGCCGATCGTCGCTCTCGCCGAGCGGGTGCAGCAACGAAATCCCGACATCAAGGTCGCCGCGCTTGCCCCGGGACGGGCGGCGCGCGTCAACCCCGACGAAGTGGGTTTTCTCGAGGGAGCGTTGGAAGCCTACGAGGTGCGCCTGCGCGAGTCGTTCGCCCGGGAGCACGATTTCCTGGCGGATTGCAGTCACGAGTTGCGCACGCCGGTGGCCACCCTGAAAGGAGCGGTCGCGTTGCTGCAGACCAGCACGGATGACACGGCGCGGGAACGCTATTTCGGGCGGATCGAACGTTCCGTGCATCGCATGGAACGTTTGATCGAGATCTTTTTGATGGTCGCCCGGGAAGGCCGCCACCGGACGCCGACCCAGCCGGTAGACGCGGCCGGGGTGGTGGCGGAAGTGGTGGATGAAATTCGCGCGCTCTATCCCACGCACCCGCTGCGGATTCAATTCTGTGCCGACCAAGCGGTGACGATCGAGTGCCACCGCGAAGTACTGGCCGTGTTGTGCCACAACCTGATCGGCAACGCCTTCACCCATCTCCCGGGTGGCGAGTTGGGCGTGCGGGTGGATTCGATTGATGGCGAGGTGCGCTTGCGGGTTGAGGACGACGGTCCGGGACTGCCCGAGTTCAGGGATATCGCCGTGACACCGGCGCCGGGGCATGGGCATGGTTTGACACTCGTGGAACGCCTCTGCCGCACCCATGGCTGGCGGCTGACCAAGGTGCCGCGAGAGCAGGGAGGCACCTGCATCGAAGTGATCTTCCCCCGTGCGCACACCTGA
- a CDS encoding Rne/Rng family ribonuclease, producing MNDQSAPSGAPQDAASREEELTQPPRAQQVDPLTAGQLKAESKERAAQRPILQKILGIFRKEKAIFRELVINSEPLEKRVALLVDGQLDRFEIERESDDRMVGGIYKGRVKNLDPGLKAAFVDIGYAKNAFLHYWDMLPAATDSSVEVVRVNKKKGAVERKAEPTVKDIPGLYPPGSEIVIQVTKGPIGTKGPRTTTNLSLPGRYLILTPFSDGCGISRKIEDPQERKRLKTLINELTIPEGMGVIVRTAGEGKKSRYFVRDLHLLLKKWETIMYKMEHDRAPSNLYQEPDIVERTVRDFLTEDIDRVLIDDESDFKRTQEFVSQISSRSRGKIAYYKDSIPVFERYNIERQIEQTFQRKVTLPSGGQIVIDETEALISIDVNTGSHKSRSGDEKNTIFQVNMEAAVEIARQIRLRNIGGLVIMDYIDMKERRHRNAVYDKMVELMAEDKAKTHILPISQLGIMQMTRQRQQESLSANLYTPCPYCHGRGTVKSATTMSVELQRRLSSVARRLQARKDGKEYSLRVHVHPGILERLRSEDSDLLVRMEKLFGVKLAFRADPNYHVENFKIINANTNEEYR from the coding sequence ATGAACGATCAGTCAGCCCCCTCCGGCGCCCCCCAGGACGCCGCCTCACGTGAAGAGGAACTCACGCAACCGCCCCGCGCCCAGCAAGTCGACCCCCTCACGGCCGGCCAGCTGAAGGCCGAATCCAAGGAACGCGCCGCCCAGCGGCCCATCCTTCAGAAGATCCTCGGCATTTTCCGCAAGGAAAAGGCCATCTTCCGCGAGCTCGTCATCAACTCCGAGCCCCTCGAGAAGCGCGTCGCGCTCCTCGTTGACGGCCAGCTCGACCGCTTCGAGATCGAGCGCGAATCCGACGACCGCATGGTCGGCGGCATCTACAAGGGCCGCGTCAAGAACCTCGACCCCGGCCTCAAGGCCGCCTTCGTCGACATCGGCTACGCCAAGAACGCCTTCCTCCACTACTGGGACATGCTCCCCGCCGCCACCGACTCCTCCGTCGAGGTCGTGCGCGTGAACAAGAAGAAGGGCGCCGTCGAGCGCAAGGCCGAGCCCACCGTCAAGGACATCCCCGGCCTCTACCCCCCCGGCTCCGAGATCGTCATCCAGGTCACCAAGGGCCCCATCGGCACCAAGGGCCCGCGCACCACGACGAACCTCTCTCTCCCCGGCCGCTACCTCATCCTCACCCCGTTCTCCGACGGCTGCGGCATTTCCCGCAAGATCGAGGATCCCCAGGAGCGCAAGCGCCTCAAGACCCTCATCAACGAGCTCACCATCCCCGAGGGCATGGGCGTCATCGTCCGCACCGCGGGCGAGGGCAAGAAGTCCCGCTACTTCGTCCGCGACCTGCACCTCCTGCTCAAGAAGTGGGAGACCATCATGTACAAGATGGAGCACGACCGCGCCCCGTCCAACCTCTACCAGGAACCCGACATCGTCGAGCGCACCGTCCGCGACTTCCTTACTGAGGACATCGACCGCGTGCTGATCGACGACGAGAGCGACTTCAAGCGCACCCAGGAGTTCGTCTCCCAGATCTCCTCCCGCTCCCGCGGCAAGATCGCCTACTACAAGGACAGCATCCCGGTCTTCGAGCGCTACAACATCGAGCGCCAGATCGAGCAGACCTTCCAGCGCAAGGTCACCCTGCCCTCCGGCGGCCAGATCGTGATCGACGAGACCGAGGCCCTCATCTCCATTGACGTCAACACCGGCTCCCACAAGAGCCGCTCGGGCGACGAGAAGAACACCATCTTCCAGGTCAACATGGAGGCCGCGGTCGAGATCGCGCGCCAGATCCGGCTCCGCAACATCGGCGGCCTCGTGATCATGGATTACATCGACATGAAGGAGCGGCGCCACCGCAACGCCGTGTACGACAAGATGGTCGAGCTCATGGCCGAGGATAAGGCGAAGACGCACATCCTCCCCATCTCGCAGCTCGGCATCATGCAGATGACGCGCCAGCGCCAGCAGGAGAGCCTGAGCGCCAACTTGTACACGCCCTGCCCGTACTGCCACGGCCGCGGCACGGTGAAGAGCGCCACGACGATGTCCGTCGAGCTCCAGCGCCGCCTCAGCTCCGTCGCCCGCCGCCTCCAGGCGCGCAAGGACGGCAAGGAGTACAGCCTCCGCGTCCACGTCCACCCCGGCATCCTCGAGCGCCTCCGCTCCGAGGACTCCGACCTCCTGGTCCGCATGGAGAAGCTCTTCGGCGTGAAGTTGGCCTTCCGGGCCGACCCGAACTACCACGTGGAGAACTTCAAGATCATCAACGCGAACACGAATGAGGAGTATCGCTGA